A region of Nocardioides sp. JS614 DNA encodes the following proteins:
- a CDS encoding tellurite resistance/C4-dicarboxylate transporter family protein, with protein MPATPSPAPRRVPTPAPTAGRGPLPGATLGERIRVGVEGLAPGYFALVMASGILSVGMELQGYRVLSDVLLAVCAGAFVLLLSLTAWRFVAYREATSDDFMDPRRGFGFFTFVAGTNVLGVRLGLDGHYAATAVLFALSGTAWLVLGYVVPWTAVLGPQPRPVVGAANGTWFIWTVATQSVATAAATLEPRADTGRIALALLAVVAWSVGVFLYAATGVIVTLRLMLYEFGPEDLNPPYWVSMGALAITVLAGARIVEMADAPMVDATRDLIAGLAVVFWAFATWLIPPLVAAGVWRHMIRKIPLRYDPTLWSMIFPLGMYAAAGIYLGRADNLPLVHRIASIELWVAFAAALTVFIAMLVHLDRTVRRRPTARP; from the coding sequence GTGCCTGCCACGCCCAGCCCCGCACCCAGACGCGTTCCCACCCCCGCGCCGACCGCCGGGCGGGGGCCGTTGCCGGGCGCGACCCTGGGCGAGCGCATCCGGGTCGGGGTCGAGGGACTCGCGCCGGGCTACTTCGCGCTGGTCATGGCCAGCGGGATCCTCTCGGTCGGCATGGAGCTCCAGGGCTACCGGGTGCTGTCCGACGTGCTGCTGGCGGTCTGCGCGGGCGCCTTCGTGCTGCTGCTGTCGCTGACGGCCTGGCGGTTCGTCGCCTACCGCGAGGCCACGTCCGACGACTTCATGGACCCGCGCCGCGGCTTCGGCTTCTTCACCTTCGTCGCGGGCACCAACGTGCTCGGGGTGCGCCTCGGCCTGGACGGCCACTACGCCGCCACCGCGGTGCTGTTCGCGCTGTCCGGCACCGCCTGGCTGGTGCTGGGGTACGTCGTGCCGTGGACGGCGGTGCTCGGTCCGCAGCCGCGACCGGTGGTCGGCGCGGCCAACGGCACCTGGTTCATCTGGACGGTGGCGACCCAGTCGGTCGCGACCGCGGCGGCCACCCTCGAGCCGCGGGCGGACACCGGCCGGATCGCGCTGGCCCTGCTCGCGGTGGTGGCCTGGTCGGTCGGGGTCTTCCTGTACGCCGCGACCGGCGTGATCGTGACGCTGCGGCTGATGCTCTACGAGTTCGGGCCCGAGGACCTCAACCCGCCGTACTGGGTGTCCATGGGGGCGCTGGCCATCACGGTCCTGGCCGGGGCCCGGATCGTGGAGATGGCCGACGCCCCCATGGTCGACGCGACCCGCGACCTGATCGCCGGCCTGGCGGTGGTCTTCTGGGCCTTCGCCACCTGGCTGATCCCGCCGCTGGTCGCCGCCGGCGTGTGGCGGCACATGATCCGGAAGATCCCGCTGCGCTACGACCCCACCCTGTGGAGCATGATCTTCCCGCTCGGCATGTACGCCGCCGCCGGGATCTACCTCGGCCGGGCCGACAACCTGCCGCTCGTGCACCGGATCGCGAGCATCGAGCTGTGGGTCGCGTTCGCCGCCGCGCTGACGGTCTTCATCGCGATGCTGGTGCATCTCGACCGGACCGTGCGGCGTCGGCCCACCGCCCGCCCCTGA
- a CDS encoding vWA domain-containing protein has protein sequence MTDRLPDEILLAFARALRAAGVPVTHDRAQGFLAAAAELGVADQRATYLAGRATLCAGPDDLERYDQVFHAFFNARDGLPRSRPAHPGAPFAGLPLEESTGTGEGQDEEVLRALASETEVLRQRDVASLSAAEKHRLAGMFATLRPRPPTRRTARHQAWHRGEVDASRTLRASLRRMGEPADIAWRRRRRRPRRVVLLVDVSGSMSGYADALLRLAHRFTQVGRESGGVVETFTVGTRLTHLTRAMRVRDPERALVAAGETVPDWSGGTRLGETLRIFLDRWGQRGLARGAVVVVFSDGWERGDPTLLGEQMARLQRVAHRVVWVNPHRGKDGYEPVQQGVVAALPHCDDFVAGHSLATFAELVEVVSRA, from the coding sequence ATGACCGACCGGCTGCCGGACGAGATCCTCCTCGCCTTCGCCCGGGCGCTGCGGGCCGCAGGCGTCCCCGTGACCCACGACCGCGCCCAGGGGTTCCTGGCGGCGGCCGCCGAGCTCGGCGTGGCCGACCAGCGCGCGACCTACCTCGCCGGCCGCGCGACGCTGTGCGCCGGGCCGGACGACCTCGAGCGCTACGACCAGGTCTTCCACGCGTTCTTCAACGCCCGCGACGGGCTGCCCCGGTCGCGTCCGGCCCACCCCGGGGCACCGTTCGCCGGGCTGCCGCTGGAGGAGTCCACCGGCACCGGCGAGGGCCAGGACGAGGAGGTGCTGCGGGCCCTGGCCAGCGAGACCGAGGTGCTGCGCCAGCGCGACGTCGCCTCGCTCAGCGCGGCTGAGAAGCACCGGCTCGCGGGCATGTTCGCGACCCTGCGGCCGCGACCACCGACGCGGCGTACCGCCCGCCACCAGGCGTGGCACCGCGGCGAGGTCGACGCCTCGCGCACGCTGCGGGCCTCGCTGCGCCGGATGGGCGAGCCGGCCGACATCGCCTGGCGGCGCCGCCGCCGGCGGCCGCGACGGGTGGTGCTGCTCGTGGACGTGTCCGGCTCGATGAGCGGGTACGCCGACGCGCTGCTGCGCCTGGCGCACCGGTTCACCCAGGTGGGGCGCGAGAGCGGCGGCGTGGTCGAGACGTTCACCGTCGGGACCCGGCTGACCCACCTGACGCGCGCGATGCGGGTCCGCGACCCCGAGCGGGCGCTGGTCGCGGCCGGTGAGACCGTGCCCGACTGGTCGGGCGGCACCCGCCTGGGCGAGACGTTGCGGATCTTCCTGGACCGGTGGGGCCAGCGCGGCCTGGCGCGCGGCGCGGTCGTCGTCGTGTTCAGCGACGGCTGGGAGCGCGGCGACCCGACGCTGCTCGGCGAGCAGATGGCGCGGCTGCAGCGGGTCGCGCACCGGGTGGTGTGGGTCAACCCGCACCGCGGCAAGGACGGCTACGAGCCCGTGCAGCAGGGCGTGGTCGCCGCGCTGCCGCACTGCGACGACTTCGTCGCCGGGCACTCCCTGGCGACCTTCGCGGAGCTGGTGGAGGTGGTGTCCCGTGCGTGA
- a CDS encoding AAA family ATPase has translation MEPSSPADVAARLGATGYLSDDALATVTYLALRMQRPLLLEGEPGTGKTALAEAIAESLELPLVRLQCYEGIDATQALYDWDFPRQILHLRALEAAGGGRDGQGVEEAEKSLYDARFLLARPVLRALQESPAVLLVDEVDRADDEFEAFLLEVLSTYQVSIPELGTVRASTPPIVVLTSNRTRELHDALKRRCLYHWIDHPGLEREVEILRSRAPEVSETLRRQVVELVQQLRGRDDLQKPPGVAETLDWARALHHLGTADIDLATASATLGALVKYREDADRVRHALDQVLRA, from the coding sequence ATGGAGCCCTCGTCCCCCGCCGACGTCGCCGCGCGCCTGGGCGCGACGGGCTACCTGAGCGACGACGCGCTGGCGACGGTGACCTACCTGGCGCTGCGCATGCAGCGCCCGCTCCTGCTCGAGGGCGAGCCGGGAACCGGCAAGACCGCGCTGGCCGAGGCGATCGCAGAGAGCCTGGAGCTTCCGTTGGTGCGGCTGCAGTGCTACGAGGGCATCGACGCGACCCAGGCGCTCTACGACTGGGACTTCCCGCGCCAGATCCTGCACCTGCGCGCGCTCGAGGCGGCCGGCGGTGGCCGGGACGGGCAGGGCGTCGAGGAGGCCGAGAAGAGCCTGTACGACGCGCGCTTCCTGCTGGCGCGCCCCGTCCTGCGGGCGCTCCAGGAGAGCCCGGCGGTGCTGCTGGTCGACGAGGTCGACCGCGCCGACGACGAGTTCGAGGCGTTCCTGCTCGAGGTGCTCTCGACCTACCAGGTCTCGATCCCCGAGCTCGGCACCGTCCGGGCGTCGACGCCCCCGATCGTGGTGCTCACCTCCAACCGCACCCGCGAGCTGCACGACGCGCTGAAGCGGCGTTGCCTCTACCACTGGATCGACCACCCCGGGCTCGAGCGGGAGGTGGAGATCCTGCGCTCGCGGGCGCCCGAGGTCTCCGAGACGCTGCGCCGCCAGGTCGTCGAGCTGGTCCAGCAGCTGCGCGGCCGCGACGACCTCCAGAAGCCGCCCGGGGTCGCCGAGACCCTCGACTGGGCGCGCGCCCTGCACCACCTCGGCACCGCCGACATCGACCTGGCCACCGCCTCGGCGACCCTCGGCGCCCTGGTGAAGTACCGCGAGGACGCCGACCGGGTCCGGCACGCACTCGACCAGGTGCTGCGGGCATGA
- a CDS encoding nucleotidyltransferase family protein, protein MHGLLLAAGAGTRMGRPKALVRGADGEPWLVRGVRALAEGGCTQVTVVLGAAAEDALPLLEGTGATAVVAADWADGMSASLHAGLAAALATDADAVVVTLVDLPDVGAEVVRRLLEPRPGPGTLRRASYDGIVGHPVVLGRDHWAGIDDTARGDRGARDYLARHVVAAVECGDLATGVDLDRPPG, encoded by the coding sequence GTGCACGGACTGCTGCTCGCCGCCGGCGCGGGCACCCGGATGGGTCGGCCCAAGGCGCTGGTCCGCGGCGCGGACGGCGAGCCCTGGCTGGTCCGCGGGGTGCGGGCGCTCGCGGAGGGTGGCTGCACCCAGGTGACCGTCGTGCTCGGCGCCGCCGCCGAGGACGCGCTGCCGCTGCTCGAGGGCACCGGCGCGACCGCGGTGGTCGCCGCGGACTGGGCGGACGGGATGTCCGCGTCGCTGCACGCCGGCCTCGCGGCCGCGCTCGCCACCGACGCCGACGCCGTGGTCGTGACGCTCGTCGACCTGCCCGACGTCGGGGCCGAGGTGGTCCGGCGGCTGCTCGAGCCGCGGCCGGGGCCCGGCACGCTGCGGCGGGCGTCGTACGACGGCATCGTCGGCCACCCGGTCGTCCTCGGCCGGGACCACTGGGCCGGCATCGACGACACCGCCCGCGGCGACCGGGGCGCGCGCGACTACCTCGCCCGCCACGTCGTCGCGGCCGTCGAGTGCGGCGACCTGGCCACCGGCGTCGACCTGGACCGGCCGCCGGGCTGA
- a CDS encoding RNA polymerase sigma factor: protein MESRRDRFEEVAPGLIEPLRRFLARRTDPATAEDVLAETLLVCWRRAEELPADPLPWAYAVARNCLRNAERAVRRQQRVAARIATVDPPAEATSAIEPDQDVRDALLRMRADDAELLRLWAWEQLEPAEIAVVLGITANAASVRLHRARTKLADQLGKTGAGAGHEESREGRRS, encoded by the coding sequence GTGGAGAGTCGACGGGATCGCTTCGAGGAGGTCGCGCCCGGGCTGATCGAGCCGCTGCGGCGGTTCCTGGCCCGCCGCACCGATCCGGCCACCGCCGAGGACGTGCTCGCCGAGACGCTGCTGGTGTGCTGGCGCCGCGCCGAGGAGCTACCGGCGGACCCGCTGCCCTGGGCGTACGCCGTGGCCCGCAACTGCCTGCGCAACGCCGAGCGCGCCGTGCGCCGCCAGCAGCGGGTGGCGGCCCGGATCGCCACGGTGGACCCGCCCGCGGAGGCCACCTCGGCGATCGAGCCCGACCAGGACGTGCGCGACGCGCTGCTGCGGATGCGCGCCGACGACGCCGAGCTGCTCCGGCTGTGGGCCTGGGAGCAGCTCGAGCCTGCCGAGATCGCGGTGGTGCTCGGGATCACCGCCAACGCCGCGAGCGTCCGGCTGCACCGCGCCCGCACGAAGCTGGCCGACCAGCTCGGTAAGACCGGCGCGGGTGCCGGACATGAGGAGTCGAGAGAGGGGAGAAGGTCATGA